A genome region from bacterium includes the following:
- a CDS encoding ABC transporter substrate-binding protein, protein MFYGLTSGIVQNAEFEFDHDLSDIESLNQKAIRGEIDVTAVSVHAFAYLKNQYAILSCGASMGGKDYGPRVVTKSQRDIALEDIKTVAIPGKFTSAALSLQLALRERGLEPEMKVYDFKAVGDAVINEEVDAGVIIHEGQLTYGEQGLSLLLDLGKWWFDKTHLPLPLGINIARKSLGIPAMEASVSALHESISYSLAHRSEALAYAMKYARGISLDDADTFVGMYVNDLTLDLGSEGEKSIALFLQQAADAGLIPELPQLDFIRA, encoded by the coding sequence ATGTTCTATGGACTTACTTCAGGAATCGTTCAGAATGCAGAGTTTGAATTTGACCATGACCTTTCTGATATTGAAAGCCTCAATCAAAAGGCAATACGCGGAGAAATTGACGTTACTGCTGTATCAGTGCATGCATTCGCATATCTGAAAAATCAATATGCAATTCTTTCATGTGGCGCTTCCATGGGAGGAAAAGATTATGGACCCCGCGTGGTTACGAAATCACAAAGGGATATCGCACTGGAAGATATTAAAACGGTTGCAATTCCAGGCAAGTTTACCTCTGCGGCTTTGTCACTCCAGTTAGCACTTCGCGAAAGAGGCCTGGAGCCAGAAATGAAGGTATATGATTTTAAGGCTGTCGGCGACGCGGTAATCAATGAAGAGGTAGATGCAGGAGTCATCATTCATGAAGGACAACTAACCTATGGCGAACAGGGGCTTTCACTGCTCCTAGACCTTGGGAAGTGGTGGTTTGACAAGACACATTTACCGCTGCCCTTAGGCATTAACATTGCTCGAAAGTCTCTTGGCATTCCAGCTATGGAAGCTTCAGTAAGCGCTTTACATGAAAGTATCTCTTATTCGCTAGCCCATAGAAGTGAGGCTCTGGCCTATGCTATGAAGTATGCAAGGGGAATTTCCTTAGATGATGCTGATACGTTTGTTGGCATGTATGTCAATGACCTTACCCTTGATTTAGGCTCCGAGGGCGAAAAATCAATCGCGCTCTTCTTACAACAAGCAGCGGATGCGGGGCTCATTCCTGAACTTCCGCAGCTAGATTTTATAAGAGCGTAA
- a CDS encoding MgtC/SapB family protein yields the protein MDSLSSTSGIFDVLCSYEMKLLVVSAIIGALIGLEREIAGKDPSLRTFSLICVGSCLFAIISREAVAGQQFGDPSRIAAQVVTGIGFLGAGVIFHGRKGVSGLTTAALIWTTSAIGVAVGFGFVTTTIAAMFTVFTLVMVLKLVHILIRILRPEQYEGKTEFD from the coding sequence ATGGATTCACTTTCAAGTACATCAGGAATTTTCGATGTTTTGTGCTCTTATGAGATGAAGCTGCTCGTTGTAAGCGCCATTATTGGGGCGTTAATAGGCTTAGAGCGAGAAATTGCGGGGAAAGACCCGAGTCTTAGAACATTTTCTCTGATCTGTGTGGGAAGCTGTCTCTTTGCCATTATCTCCCGCGAGGCGGTCGCTGGTCAGCAATTCGGGGATCCGAGTCGAATCGCTGCTCAAGTCGTAACTGGAATTGGTTTTCTCGGTGCTGGGGTAATTTTCCACGGCCGAAAAGGGGTGAGTGGGCTCACAACAGCAGCTCTTATTTGGACCACTTCAGCGATTGGAGTTGCAGTTGGATTTGGATTTGTGACCACAACCATAGCTGCCATGTTCACGGTGTTTACTCTTGTTATGGTGCTGAAACTTGTTCACATCCTCATTCGGATTCTTAGACCAGAGCAGTACGAGGGTAAAACCGAATTCGATTGA